In the Cerasicoccus sp. TK19100 genome, CCCCTTGGAGACAGCACCCGCGATCACGATAACGTCGTTTTGATCAAGCAACTCACGCAGCCGGGCCATACCCGCTTCGGCATCATCAGCCCAGTGGTCGATCTGCCCCACGTGAAACCGCGCCATACCGAGTGCCGACTCCATAGCCACGGCGTTCGAGGCACGAATCTGGTGCGGCAAGGGCTTCGCATCCACTGGCACAAGCTCATCACCCGTGCCAACCACCGCAATGCGCGGCCGGACGGAGACCAAGACTTCGGCATAACCGCAGGAGGCGGCGACACCGAGCTCCGCCGGACCGAGGATGCAACCTTGCCCGACGAGCACACTGCCCTCGCAATAGTCCGAGCCAAAGCGGTGTATGTATTGGCCCAACTCGACATCGCTCGGATCCACGATGATAAAGGCATCGTCCGTGCGCTCGGTTGCCTCGTAAGGAATAACCGTATCGGCACCCTCTGGCAGGACGGCACCGGTCATGATCTCGACCGCAGAGCCAGGCGCATCGGACAGCGCATCTGGTGCATCGCCGGCCATCATTTGAGCGGTTACGGTGAATTGCGCGCCGCTACTGGCGAGGTCTGCAAAACGGATCGCATAGCCGTCCATCATCACGCGATCAAAGGGCGGCAATGGACGGTCGGCGTACAGGTCTTCCCGTAAAATGCGACCGGCGGCCTTGCCCAGCGGACATTTAATCGCAGGCACGTCATCCCGGATGTGAGCGATCAGGCGGTCGGCTTCGTGGACTGATATCAGCGGCTTCAATCGAGCACCTCCAACTGGCAATCACCGACTGAAAGCAGGCCGGACTCAACGATACGGCAGCGCAGGCCGCCCCGCCCTTTCAACCATTCGTGAGCACCCGGCGCAATGGCTTCATCCATCCAATAGCACGGGCTGCACTCCTCACTGCCGGTCAGGATGACTTCGCCCAGTCGGAATTTGCGGCCGATCAGTTCGTTTAAATCAATGCCGCTGGTAACGACGTTGCGGCGAAAAAGCGAGTGGTCTATTTCGGCCAAATTGAGCGCCTCACGGAGCCCGCTGGCAACGGTGTCGTCAAAGAGTGTCATCTGGCCTTTGTAGTCAGGTTTGTGGTCGTAAAAACGGTCGTCCACGATGCCGCGGCCCGCATCGCATTGCACGGACTCCATCGGCACGAGTCCATTATGTTCTCTGCCCTTGCCATGGCGTCCGTAGAAGTCGTGCCCGGGAGAAATCCAGATGCCGAGTATGCGAACCGTTGTTCGATCAACAATCATTGGTTAATTATCAAAGCGCGCTTGGATTGAATCAATCAAAGAAAAGCTGCCGGGGCAATCGTCCACCGGCAGCCTTATCTAACCTTAACAAACGATATCCTATAGCTTGAAATCGAGTTGAACCCAGACCTTGGTGGTGTCGTTGCCAAACGGGTTCGTGGGAGACAGACCGCCATGGCCGTCATAGTAAGCAAACTTGACCATTGCTGAGAGGTTCTCGGTGATCGGGCGCTTCAGGCCGATGTCAATTTCCTTACCCAGCGTGTTGCTGTTGTCTTCGTTGGTGAAGTAGTGAAAGGCACCGAATAGGCCGACCTTGTAGGGCAACTTGGCATTGTAATAGAGGTAGAAGTCGCGCAGACCGGCATTGGGGGTCGTGAGGAAGCGGTCAGCCCAACCATTGAACTTGTGCAGCGTCGCGAGCGGAGTTTGGAAACCGCGGGTCGTGCCGTTGCCGCCGAGGCTTTCAAAACCAAAGCCTGCTTCGTAGCCGTCGTAGTCGAGGCCGAGCTTCATGTGCCAGTAATTCAGGAAGAAATCAATGCCGGTAACGGAAGCCTGATTCTCAGTCTGGAAGGCGTATTCGGCGCGGAACGGCATGGACAGCTCGTCAGTCAGCTTCGGCTTGCCCGTGTAGTAAAGGCCGAAGGTATTACCGGATGCCGCCGCGGCTCCATCGAGGTCCACGTAGTAGAAATATGCGGCGAGCTTACCGTAAGGCAGGCCATCGTAGTGGACGTTGACAAAGTGGTTATTAGCGTCGAAACGCTCCTGGTTGGCCACCGGCGCATACACACCGAAAATGCGGTTAACGCGCCAGTCCCAGGCATAGGACAACCAGGTGTCTTTGATGATTTCCGTTTCAAATCGGATTGCGTCGAAGGTCTGCTCGTTTTGGCGCCAGGCAACCGCACCGACATAGCGTTGGTTGTCCAGATTGATCTCTTGGCGACCAACTTTGAAGCCGCTGTTCCAGCCTTCGTAGCCGAAGAAGAGTTGATTGAGCTCGTTGTTGCGCGGATCGGGGATCAGAGACTTGTTAGCGGTTGCTGATGGAAAGGCCTGGTAGTCCGAGTAGTTGATCGCCCAGGTGTTTTCATACTCACCGAGCAAATACATGCCGTAAAGTTTCGGCGTCTCGTAGCCGATGCGGGTGCGCAGGGTCAGTGCATTGGAGGACTGCAGACCGCCTTGGAAATCCGCGTATTCATACCGCAGGCGTTGATTAAAGAGAATGCGGCCCTGTGTCGCCGGTTCGCCCAGGTAGCCGAGCACTTCCTGGCCGAGCTCGGTGTTGGGCTTTGCGTTTTCCCACTTGGCCGGAGCTTCGCCGAAGTCGATGATATCAGCCGGGAGAAGGCTTGCACTGACCATGGTCAACGCAGAGAGATGTTTCAGTATGTGTTTCATGTTAGTTAGCAATAAACCAATTGTTCAAAATTGAGTTTCGCATGCCATTTTAGCGCACAGTATGCCAACGACATCCAATGTTCTATTTATGGCAGTGATTAATTATAATCGCTTTCATGAACACGATTCATACTTAGCCCATTACTATGCAGCCCTCGAATTAACCGGATTTGGACGCATTTTACGCAGCCGTTTCTGACGTTTAGTCGGATAAATGAGTCTGGCTCATCCTGTAAATGAATGCCTTCACTCAAATTTTACCGCCTTTATCTTTTGCATTTACGCGCGAATGTGAGATTGCTTGGTCAACTTTGATCATTCCCCGACATGAGTAATACCATCGAAATCATCTCCTGGAACGTAAACGGACTGCGGGCCGTGTTGAAGAAAGGCTTCCTCGACTTTGTCGAACAGCAGCAGCCGGACATCATCTGCTTGCAGGAAATCAAGGCCAGCGAGCACCAGATCCCCAAACTGGAGATGCCCTTCGCACAGCAGTGCTACCACAGCGCCGACAAGGCCGGCTACTCCGGGACGGCCACGTTTTCCAAGTTTCCGATCCTGAATAACACCACCGGCCTGCCCGAACACCCGGCCGAGGGGCGCATCCTGACCACCGAACACGAGTCATTTTACCTGATCAATGTGTACGTGCCCAATTCGCAGGATGAGCTGCGCCGTCTGCCCTATCGTACGATGGAGTTCGACCCCGATTTTCGCGCGTACATCCAAGAGCTCGACGCAAAAAAGCCCGTTATCGTGTGCGGTGATTTCAATGTGGCCCACGAAGAGATCGACATCGCACGCCCGAAAGCCAACCGCCGCACCGCTGGCTTTACCGATGAAGAGCGCGAGCAATTTACACAGCACCTCGGTATCGGGCTGGTGGATATCTTCCGTGAGCAGCACCCGGATGAGCCCGACCACTACACTTGGTGGAGCTATCGCGGCGGAGCCCGTGGACGCAATGTCGGCTGGAGAATTGACTACTTCCTCGTCTCGGAGCGCCTCGTGCCCAAGGTGAAGAAGACCGAAATCCTCAGCAGCGTCATGGGCAGCGACCACTGCCCAATCTCGATGACGCTAGAGGTCTAGAGAACGCTACTCAGCCTGCTTCGAGCCGTATTCCTGGTCAACCTTGGCGAGGCTTTCGGCGGCCTCCTTGGAAAATTGCTCAAGCGTATTGCTGAGCGCATTTACCGCGCTACTTGTCGTAAGGCGCTGGCCGGTGGAATCTGTAAAGGTGGCTTCGTTGATCAGGTAGGTCTCCTGGTTTTTGCGGTCGGCAATACGGTAGATCACACTGAGCACCGCGACGCCTTGCTCATTGGCAGCGAAATCCGTCACCACCGTGCTCAGCATGTATTTGCGGGGAAATGGCTGCATCCACGGGAACGCTGCAACCTTGCCCGGCCCCATGAGCTGGGTGAGATTTTGGCGGGTTACGCGGGTAATGCCAGCACCGATCGGCTCGGCCCAGCGCGCAAATTCATTGAACTCGACTTCGTTCGCATTGACGCGATAGGCCATTTGCGGACGGTCGATGTATTGCGGGATTTCAATCTGCGCCACCCCGACGTCTGGTGGGTTGCCGTTAAAAATGGGCAGCGGCTCAGTCGACTGCGGCAAGGCGGTCAGCACGTAGAATTTGGAGGGCGTTGATGTCTTGCCCAGGCTGCAACCGGTCAAGAGCGCAACGAGGCAAATGCTCACGGCGGAAAAAAGGATCTTAGCAAGTTTCATAGTCATCGATTAATTTTCCTGCTTACCAGTGAGGATGGAGCTCGGGTTTTGCTCCAAATAATCCAGCAAGACCCGCAGCGAGCGCATGGCACCGCCAAACTCAGACAACGCAGCATTGATCTCGTATCTGAGCTGAGAATCCGGGGCGAGCATGCTGTCCGCATCATTGGCCAGCACACTGATATCGTTGAGCGTTTTGCGGGCGCTATCGAGCGTGACGCGGATA is a window encoding:
- a CDS encoding molybdopterin molybdotransferase MoeA, with the protein product MKPLISVHEADRLIAHIRDDVPAIKCPLGKAAGRILREDLYADRPLPPFDRVMMDGYAIRFADLASSGAQFTVTAQMMAGDAPDALSDAPGSAVEIMTGAVLPEGADTVIPYEATERTDDAFIIVDPSDVELGQYIHRFGSDYCEGSVLVGQGCILGPAELGVAASCGYAEVLVSVRPRIAVVGTGDELVPVDAKPLPHQIRASNAVAMESALGMARFHVGQIDHWADDAEAGMARLRELLDQNDVIVIAGAVSKGQRDWIPEALDEEGECIFHGVKQRPGKPMGMWRTADGKTIFALPGNPVSALVGLHRYVIPFLKRREGQVLPVAEAALSEDVHFNPPLTWFLPVKILADGTAQPTPVNNSGDYARLCAADGFVELDAASSRWTAGHVAPFYSWSK
- a CDS encoding exodeoxyribonuclease III, yielding MSNTIEIISWNVNGLRAVLKKGFLDFVEQQQPDIICLQEIKASEHQIPKLEMPFAQQCYHSADKAGYSGTATFSKFPILNNTTGLPEHPAEGRILTTEHESFYLINVYVPNSQDELRRLPYRTMEFDPDFRAYIQELDAKKPVIVCGDFNVAHEEIDIARPKANRRTAGFTDEEREQFTQHLGIGLVDIFREQHPDEPDHYTWWSYRGGARGRNVGWRIDYFLVSERLVPKVKKTEILSSVMGSDHCPISMTLEV
- a CDS encoding alginate export family protein, giving the protein MKHILKHLSALTMVSASLLPADIIDFGEAPAKWENAKPNTELGQEVLGYLGEPATQGRILFNQRLRYEYADFQGGLQSSNALTLRTRIGYETPKLYGMYLLGEYENTWAINYSDYQAFPSATANKSLIPDPRNNELNQLFFGYEGWNSGFKVGRQEINLDNQRYVGAVAWRQNEQTFDAIRFETEIIKDTWLSYAWDWRVNRIFGVYAPVANQERFDANNHFVNVHYDGLPYGKLAAYFYYVDLDGAAAASGNTFGLYYTGKPKLTDELSMPFRAEYAFQTENQASVTGIDFFLNYWHMKLGLDYDGYEAGFGFESLGGNGTTRGFQTPLATLHKFNGWADRFLTTPNAGLRDFYLYYNAKLPYKVGLFGAFHYFTNEDNSNTLGKEIDIGLKRPITENLSAMVKFAYYDGHGGLSPTNPFGNDTTKVWVQLDFKL
- a CDS encoding PqiC family protein, with the translated sequence MKLAKILFSAVSICLVALLTGCSLGKTSTPSKFYVLTALPQSTEPLPIFNGNPPDVGVAQIEIPQYIDRPQMAYRVNANEVEFNEFARWAEPIGAGITRVTRQNLTQLMGPGKVAAFPWMQPFPRKYMLSTVVTDFAANEQGVAVLSVIYRIADRKNQETYLINEATFTDSTGQRLTTSSAVNALSNTLEQFSKEAAESLAKVDQEYGSKQAE
- a CDS encoding MOSC domain-containing protein, translating into MIVDRTTVRILGIWISPGHDFYGRHGKGREHNGLVPMESVQCDAGRGIVDDRFYDHKPDYKGQMTLFDDTVASGLREALNLAEIDHSLFRRNVVTSGIDLNELIGRKFRLGEVILTGSEECSPCYWMDEAIAPGAHEWLKGRGGLRCRIVESGLLSVGDCQLEVLD